In Papaver somniferum cultivar HN1 chromosome 1, ASM357369v1, whole genome shotgun sequence, a genomic segment contains:
- the LOC113349767 gene encoding uncharacterized protein LOC113349767: protein MNSATARIPLQDKQSGDNSGENEDEKDGGNQISQSVLDENKELLYNNGLHILNFIGNPFTWKNRRKGHALVLERVTKSQLNTKQELKKWNYITFGNINTQIHKIKCQIEEILRVNNTNNTPLLEELKCKLNQWYDIEADFWKQRNRNDDLKDGERNTAYYHNKFNFRRKKTNIDTLQNNRGEWLTERADIANNLKDHFFIMSMSSFPSNPDEYFNNVVPCITDEENSFLTVIPTHEEIKNVVFSMHSWDTPGPDGFLPGFYQKMWPTVGNDTVQIVQAYKSIISKLLVTRLKPLLNKFISPFQSAFIPDRMTQDNIVMDHELIYTMKKTKSVKGWMALKLDMSEMYKPQRGLRQGDPLSPYLFILYDCLLFARANTGEAKQIASIIDQFSKYSGQSVNFDKSGLAFSRKVPNNIKCEISNILRIQRMALQDKYLGVPLLLQKNKVESFAPLMDRFSDRQVSWVRKGICDGLEIIKQFYCWQIGDDILEALFDNETVKAIQEIRIPIYGRDTIRWKPTANGDFSVKTAYRDILDSTQPRPPNNNEIEWKAL, encoded by the exons GATGAAAAAGATGGTGGAAATCAAATAAGCCAATCTGTCCTAGATGAGAATAAGGAGTTACTATATAATAATGGTTTGCACATCCTGAACTTCATAGGGAATCCCTTTACTTGGAAAAATAGAAGAAAAGGTCATGCCCTTGTTCTTGAGAG AGTTACAAAGTCCCAGCTTAATACCAAACAGGAACTTAAGAAATGGAATTACATTACCTTTGGCAATATAAATACTCAGATTCACAAGATAAAATGCCAAATAGAAGAGATATTAAGGGtcaataatactaataatactcCTTTGTTAGAAGAGCTTAAATGTAAACTTAATCAGTGGTATGATATTGAGGCTGACTTCTGGAAGCAAAGAAACAGAAATGATGACCTTAAGGATGGCGAAAGAAATACTGCTTACTACCATAATAAATTTAACTTCAGAAGGAAGAAAACCAATATTGATACTCTTCAGAATAATAGAGGTGAGTGGCTTACTGAGAGAGCTGATATTGCTAATAATCTTAAAGATCATTTCTTTATAATGAGCATGTCTTCTTTTCCCTCTAATCCTGATGAGTATTTTAATAATGTTGTTCCTTGCATTACTGATGAGGAAAATAGTTTTCTTACTGTTATTCCTACTCATGAAGAGATAAAGAATGTAGTATTTAGTATGCACTCCTGGGAcactcctggtccagatggttttcTTCCTGGCTTTTACCAAAAAATGTGGCCAACTGTAGGAAATGACACTGTCCAAATTGTTCAA GCCTATAAGTCTATCATTTCTAAACTCCTTGTCACTAGACTTAAACCTCTGTTGAATAAATTCATATCTCCTTTTCAATCTGCATTTATTCCTGACAGAATGACACAAGACAATATTGTTATGGATCATGAGCTAATATATACCATGAAAAAAACTAAGAGTGTCAAGGGTTGGATGGCTTTAAAGCTTGATATGA GTGAGATGTATAAACCTCAAAGAGGTCtcagacaaggagacccactGTCTCCTTATCTGTTTATTCTCT atgattgtctgtTATTTGCTAGAGCTAACACTGGGGAAGCTAAACAGATTGCTTCCATTATAGATCAATTTAGCAAATACTCTGGTCAATCAGTGAATTTTGACAAATCTGGGTTAGCCTTTAGTCGTAAAGTGCCAAATAATATTAAATGTGAAATTTCTAACATTCTTCGCATACAGAGAATGGCCTTGCAGGATAAGTACCTTGGAGTTCCTTTATTGCTCCAGAAAAATAAGGTAGAATCTTTTGCTCCTTTAATGGATAGATTCAGTGACAG GCAGGTTTCCTGGGTTCGGAAAGGTATTTGTGATGGCTTAGAGATTATAAAACAGTTCTACTGCTGGCAAATTGGAGATG ATATTCTAGAAGCTCTCTTTGATAATGAGACTGTTAAAGCTATCCAAGAAATAAGAATCCCTATCTATGGAAGAGACACTATAAGATGGAAGCCAACTGCAAATGGTGATTTTTCAGTCAAGACTGCCTATAGGGATATACTagattcaactcaacctaggccACCAAACAATAATGAGATTGAATGGAAGGCTTTGTAG